GAGGCGTGTGGCAAACAGTGCAGCCTTCAGTTTTGACCGGCTCGTGTTCGAATACGAATGGGCCCTTTTTGTCGCTGTGGCACTTGAAACAGGCTTGTGACTGGTCAGCCTGCGTACGCAGTTGCTTGCTGACGCTTCCGCCATGCACGTTGTGACAGTCGGAGCAATTCACCAGGCCTTCATTGACGCGATGCCTGAATGGCTTGATAAATTCCGACTTCTGCTCACCGTGGCACGAGTAGCAGAGTTCCGGTTGCTTTTGCACCATCAGGTACTGCCGCTCCCTGGCGTGGTGCGGGGAGTGGCAGGAGGTGCAGGTAACTCCATTTTTGTTGTGGACTGAACGCTGGAATGTCATCTGCTCGAGATTCGACTCATGACATGTCAAGCAGCGATCCGTGACTTCCTGGGGCGAAGCTTCTGTAAATGTGAATATCTTGCTTTTATCTCCACCGGCTTCAACGTGGGCGGCACCGGGGCCGTGGCAGGATTCGCATCCATGCGCGTCTTCGCCGCGACCTTTCAGTGTAGTGCGGTAATGAGGGGTGGCGTCGATGGTTCTGAACTGGTCTTCGTGGCATCCTTTGCAGGTGTCAGCTCCGACGAATTGGCCAGCAGCGGCACCGGCAAGAGCTGACTTCGGTTGATCTTTCGTCTGGGTTGCATTGTTCTTGTCCCGCTTGGCGGCCATCAACTGTACCGCTCCAAGCAGTAATAACAGCGCAGCGAACACCCAAACCGAGTACCGTTGGAGAGTTCGTGGGTCTTTCATCCTCGCTCCTCGACAAGCACCTAATCAGATGGAAGCTGTTTTGACAGTCGACTCATTGTCAAGCCGCACATTGCGACGCAATTGTCACTCCGGTTAATCGCGGAGTCCTGTGATAAGCGTCACAAAATCTCAATTAAGTGAAAAACTTTATGTCCAGAGTGATACGCCTGACCGAATCGGGAACGCATCACTGGGATGAATCCCTCCTTTACTTCCGTGTGCGTGAGAGCTCTCGACAATGCCGACCCTTTGCGCGGGAGCGCAAAAACTGAGTCATGTTACTCGCGCCGGACACCGGTGGTCTTGTGCAAAATTGAAAAAAAATTACCTAATCCTACACGTAAGTGCTGGGTGCGACACCTCTCGTTGTTCTGAGATGCGCGGCACCGGTTCTGCTACGACCAATCTTTTCCGGCGAAGTCAGAGTTGCACAGGAGAGATTCGAAGCTTCGTGCGGGATGGACAAACTAAGGGTTGCGCCAGCACAGCGCCAACCCTCGGCGACCGCCTGGCGCACGCGTGCGGATGGTTCGGAGACGTGCGAGGCCTGCCGAAGGAAGTCAGTCGCTTGCGCCCAAAGAATCAGGCGTGGGCGACAACGCGTACGGCGCGGGGACGACGGGTCCGTGTGAGCCCGATCGAGCGGACGCGTTCGTAGGCAGCGTGCAGGTCCTGGCTGAGCATCTGGACGACCATCATGCAAGCTTCGCGATGGTCGCGCAGGAACCTGACAAGGTCCTTGCGCCTGACAAAGACAACCTGAGATGCGTCCAGCAGTTCGACGGTGACTTCGTAAGGTGTGCCAGCCATGGCCGCGCCAAGACCAAGCACTTCCCCCGGACCTGCGATACGGAGCATGAGACGCTTTCCGTTTTCGGAACAGATCGAGAGCTTTGCGCGACCGTCGCACAGCACAAAAATGCCCTTGGCCGGACGTCCTTCGGCGAACAAGACGCTACCCTTGGGGTGAGTTGTGAGCGATTTGATACCGTCGAAGGCTTGCAGTGCATCCGCAGGCATATCGCAAAAAAGCCGGTCGGGACGGAAATCGCAGTTAAAGCAGCTTCGCTGGGTTACGCTCTCCATGGCTATTGTCATTTTTCGTGGAAAGGGGCGTAAGTGCTGTGATAGCTGTCACTTCTCTCCGTGACTCACAGCACACGCAACGTCAATGAATGCTTCCGAGACTCAGTGGGGATGCAGGTTTCGCGATGATTGATAAGGCGGAGACACGACCGGATGTGATACGAAACCGTGGCACTAAACAGTGTGACACAAAGACTCCAAAAAGATAAATGCGACGCCAGAGTAGGCTACCTTTCGCCCCTCCGGCGCCGCCGGTAAGATCAAGATAATAATTGCCCTGCCCGTCGCCGCGTTTCAAACGGCAACAGTATGATTGGCTGCCCAAAGGAACCTGGCTTACGATGTGGCCAGAGCCTTCAAAGCCGCCTTGTTGCGAATTAATAGTGTCGAACCCTTTGCCTGTACAATCTGCCGCTTTTTCAGTTCCGCGAACAACCGCGTCACTGTCTCACGCGAGGTCCCGATCATTTGGGCGATCTCTTCGTGGGTCAGCGCCAACTTCACTCGAGGCTCCTGCTTGGCAGCTTCGCCGTTGCGCACGCTCCACTCCAACAGGAGTTTGGCAAGCTTTTCGGCGGCCGAGTGCGAAAGACCGAGGGAACGGATCTCGCGGCACGCGGTGTTGTACTTATTGCTCAACTGCTCGGCGACCCGGAAACAGGCATCGCTGTGATCGCGGAGGAAGCGAAGAAAATCTTCGCGTTTAACGAAATTGATCTGGCACGGATCGATGGTCTCGGCGGTCAGTTCGTAAGGCTTGCCGGAGACGGAGGCGCTGAGACCGAGAACCTCGCCGGCTTCGGCGATTTTCAGGATCAGCGTCTTGCCATCGGTGGAGCAGATCGACAGTTTTACGCGGCCCTTGCAGAGAACAAAAATCCCGCGAGGAGCCTGTCCTTCGACGAACAGAACAGCACCTTTCGGATAAGCGGTCGCGTACTTGATGGTTTCGAATGATTGCAGGGCTGCTGTTGGCAGATCACAGAATATGTGGTCGGCGCGCATTTTGCAGCCCAAGCAACTTTCGATTATGTCTAGCCCGTATGGTGAAAGCACCACAACCCCCTGTGACAATCTAGGATACACCCGCAGGCAAGCTAAATCACGCCTCAACCTATGTTTACGCCTGTTCCATGCTGTTTTCACTCCTTTCACCGCGGGCGCAAAAACCTTAGCGTTTGTGCGGCTGGGCACAAAACCATGTGACAAGTGACGTTTAGAACTCGCGGGAAGCCGCATAGAATCTACGTGCGGCGCAGTCCGGCAGAAATGGAAGCACAACCCTGTGCCCCGGGCGCCGGTCGCACCCGATGCGAGTCGCCGAACGGCAAGTACGCACGTCACGATGAAGCGTGACGAATGACTGTCTAAAAGATATTTGAGTTGGTTCAACTGCGAGCCGCGCTGAAGGCAGCGTCGCGCTCACCGCTGCTGGATAGATTGCAGGGAAGAAAAATCGTGAAGCAACTGCCGCTTTGTCCCGGGCGCGTGCTGCTGCGAACACGCGTGAAGCCGTCGTTCTTGATTACGAGGCCATGCGTGATCCACAGACCGAGTCCAGTTCCCTTGTCTCCCTTGGTGGTGAAGAAGGGCTCAAATATCTCGCGGATGTGGCGTCGCGATATTCCAGCGCCACAATCAGCAATCGAAATGCGAACGCCGGTGACACTGCGATTTTTCCAATCGCGTGCTTCGCGAACATGGATGATGATGCGTCCCCGCGGAGGGCTGGCTTCGACGGCATTAACGATGAGGTTGGAAAAGATCTGACGCAGTTCGCCGGGCATGGTACGGATCAGACCCTCACTGTCATACCGGCGCTCCACCGTGACTTGTGCCTGGCTGATTTTGCGCGAATAGAGATCGAGCACGTTGTCCAGGACTTCGCTGGTCTTCAGAATAAGCGGCGAGGAGGATTCGCGGTAGAACATGAGCGTCTGCCGCGTGATGTGAGTGACGCGGGACAATTCGGCTTCCGCCATGTTGACGTAGTGACGCGCCTCGTCTGAGAGCTTTGCATCGCAGTTCAGCAGGTAAAGAAGATTGGCGACGGCAGCCAGAGGGTTATTGATTTCGTGCGCAATGGAGGCGGCGAGGCGGCCAGTGGCGGCCAGCTTCTCGGTTCGCCTCAATATCTCTTCTTTATTCTTCTGGTCGTCGATATCGGTGCAGGTACCAAACCACTTCACGACCTTGCCATCACTGTCGCGCAATGGCAGCGCGCGAACGAGGTGCCAACGGTATTCGCCATCGGAGTCACGGCGCATTCGATGTTCAATATCGAAGACCTGGCCAGTTTGCAATGACCGCGCCCAGCGGCGATTGCGTCCTTCGAGGTCTTCGGGATGCACCACGCTCAGCCAGTTTGAGCCTGCGCTCTGTTCGAGCGAAAGGCCTGTGTAGTCCTGCCAGCGGCGGTTGATGTAATCAACCGATCCGTCCGGCTGCGCCGTCCACACGAGTTGGGGAATGGCTTCGGCCAGGATACGCAGTTGCGCTTCGCGCTGTTGGAGTTCGTGCTCGCTGCGCTTACGCTCGGTTATATCGAGGCTGACGCCAATAGCACGACAAGCCTGTCCCGAAGCCGAGGGCAGGAACATGCCCTTGGTCATAATCCAGATGAGTTCGCCATCCCGGTTGGGTATCCTGTACTCGGTGTGGTACTCGCCACACTGCTCACGCGCCTCGGCGATGGCACCGATGACATTGTCACGGTCCTCAGGATGGATGCGTTCATGCCACATCGTCGCGTTCAGAAAACCCAGGCCTGAAAGCGACGGCACTTCTTCAATCCACACGAGTGTTCCAGTTTGCAGATCCCAGTCCCAGGCGCCGAGATTGGCGGCACGATTCGTGGCACGCAGACGCGATTCGCTGCGGCGCAACTCCTGGTCAACGGCGCTACGTTCCCAGCTGACGGCGGCCATGACTAGCGCCGTAAATACCATGACGGCGAGCGAGGTCTGTAGCAACGTGATGTTCTGCGCCTGCACGTCGGGCGTGAAATTCTTGATGTGATAGATGTTGGAGGCAATGGCGATCGCTGACGCGCAGAAGGACGAGAGAACAGCGCCGAGTTGTTCAAAACGGAAAGCGGCCCAGACCACGCAGGCGAAAATCATATAACTGACGGGGCGCATCAAGGCCAGACTGGAACTAAACACAATGAAAGAACTCGCGATCAGCAGTACGGTTACTAACGCAAGTTCAGGGATGCGGCGGCGGAAGATTCTGAAGTCGGGCCTGGAGCCGAGCACCATGATGGTAGAAGCAACGACGATGACACCCAGAACGTCACCCAGCCACCAGAATATCCACGCTTCGTAGAATCCACTCCAAGGCAGCAGGCCGCCGGTGCAGAGTGTCAACACGCCAATCGTGGCACCGATGATAGTGGCGAAGCACCCGGCCAGGAGCGTAAGCGAAAGCACGTCTGCTACGCGCTGCAGCGATGGACGGAAACCGCGAACTTTCGACAGAAGCGTCGCGGCTGCAAGCGCCTCGGCGGTCGTGCCCAGGGCAACGAAAAAGCTGAGGTGCGGCGGTACTCGATTAAGAAGCGAAATGCAGAACGCGGCAACTGCAACAGCCGGCCACATTCGACGCCCGAGCAGGACCAAAGCTGCGACTGCGATACCGAGCGGAGGCCAGATCGCCGAAACGTACCCGACTGAAGTGCCCAATTTAAGGAACAAGAGGCCGGCGACAAAAGTCGCCGCTGCTACGACTATCCCGGAAAGGACACTACGCAGTGAGAAGCGCGACTCGAGAGGCACACGCTCGGTCGAGTGCTGCTCACTGCACGACACGTTCCCGTGTTCTAGCATTCGACCCCACAATTCCAGGCAAATGTTGAGCTGCGAAGCATCTAAATCTTCTTACAATGGAGGGAGAGAACAAGCGCTCAACGCAATGTGATACAGATCTAACCAATTTGGAACTGAATTCTAGCAATGCGGCAACTATAAACACAATCGGCTTTTAAATTCAGCAACTTGGAATGACTCAATCGAGAGAAATTCGTGTAGCATCTACTCAGAATGAGTGAATACAGGACAGTTCTGATTGTCAGTTACCAGCCGCAAACAGTGGACTCTCATGCCCAGGCGCTTGGGGAAGCTGGCTACGAAGTTCAACGCGCCCAAACGATGTCGGCTGCGCTCGGCGCCGTTGGTCCGGGCAAAATAGAAGCGATGGTGCTTGGCCCGGATATTCCGGCTGGCGACCGTCGCCGTATTGAAGGAGAAGCGAGACGCCGAAATGAGCGGATTCGCATCGTTCTAATGTATGAAGGCGAGCGCGAGCGTGACGTATTCGCCAGCGCGATTCTTGACGTAAGCGAGCCGACCACAAAACTGGTAGAAACCATCGGCTCCATCCTCTCTGAGCAGAAGTAAAACCTTTTCACAATGTGATTGTGGCTATAGGGTTCAAGCAATGGACGGGATGTCGCCGAGGCCCGCCTGGCACCGCTTTGCGCGCTCTCTGCGAGAAGCTGCGCGGTCGCTCCGCGACGGAGCCGTCACTTGCTCTTATGACCTGAATCACAGACCCCTTGGCCATCTCAAACTGACAATAAAAGGCTACGGAACGAAAGGACCCAAGCCCCATGGCCACCAGCGCCGCAAAACCCGAGACAGAGACTCTACGTACATTACCCGGCGACGACGTTCGCCAAATCCTCTGGCGCTTCGCCGACCGTTACGATCTGCAGATGCTGGTGCAATCGTCGCGTTCCGTGGCGCGTGGCATCGTGGCGCACCTGGTTGCCGAAGGCGCACGCAACACGCATGAATGGACAGAACGCAAGAACGAGTTGTTGAAGGCCTATGACGACGCTGGCATCACAGCGGCGTTCATGGAGCCGGAAGAGGGCGGATTCATCTCCGGCCCCAAGAACCTGGCGCTCTCGCTGATCGCACATGAACTCGCATGGGTTGACGCCGGCGCGGCAACTGGTTCGCTGGCGGGATGCCTGGCCCTGTCGCCGATCCATGAACGCGGCACGCCGGAACAGCGCCAGAAGTACATGAGCCTTGCGGCTCCGGCACAGCCTGGCGAAGATCGCAAACCGTGGCGCGGCGCCTTCTGCCTGACCGAGCCGATTCCCTACGTCGGCGTGGACACAGGCATGCTGAACGGCAAGGTTCGCGTCGCCGAGTGGAACGAAGGCGAAGAGCCGATGCTTCAGGTCGAGAAGCGCGGCCGGTTCATCACGAACATGGGATTCGCGAACTTTGCGACGGCAGCGGTCGATACGGCGGATGAGCGCATCAAGAGCAGTTGCATCATCATTCTCGAAGAAGGTGATGAGGGCGTCTTCGATCGCGGCACACCGACGCGGAAGATGGTTCACCAACTGTCTTCGACGTCAGACCCAATCTTCAGCCTGAAAGTTCCGGCCAGCCGCATCGTCGGCGGATACACGCTGAAGGATGGCGTCATTGTTCCGACTTACACCCATAGCGAAGTGATCGAAGCGGTATTCAAGCGCACGCGCGTGACGGTTGCCGTGATGACTTCGGCGAAATTGCTGTCGGCAATCGAGCCGGTGATTCGCTACCAGCGTGGACGCTTCCGCGGTGCGGAGCAGGCGACGCCGGGAACGCTGCGGTACGAGCTTGGATTGCAGCAGCGCGAGGACGTTCTGCATCGTTTGCTGGATGTGTGGGCGATGGGCGAAGCAAGCGCCGCACTCGCGTTTGCCGCAGCAAGATGCTTCGATGTGGTCGATCCCCTGGAAAAAGAGAAGACGCGCATCCTCGCCGAGCAGGGGATTAAGGGCGGCAAATCGGAGTTGAAGTTCTTCCGCAGCGTCACCAAGGAAGCACTTGAGTTCCTGGACTTGTGCGCCAAGCCGGAAGACTGCCGCAACAACGTACGGCTGCTTGAACTCCATGAGAACAAGCTTGTGCAGTATGCGATTCTCGATTCCGTGGCGAGCGTGCTCTGCCCGGCCGCAAAACTCTGGAACACCGGCAAGGGTTCCGTGCTGATGCGCGAAGCAGTGAGCTTGATGGGCGGTTACGGCATCACCGAAGACTGCCCGGGCTTCCTTGGTCACAAGTGGATGGATTCGCAACTAGAAGCGACCTACGAAGGGCCCGAAGCCGTGCAGCGGCGCAACCTGACCGTCACGATGACGAACGAGTTATTCTTAAAGCAGTTCCGGAACTGGATTATCGAGATGCGCGCCATCGCCGCCCACAAGCCCGGGACGGGTGCATGCACGCTGGCAACGGCGATGCAGTTGTGGATGTGGACCTACAACCATACGCAAAACGGCACCGACGCGAATGGAAACAAGCTGTACCACGGCACTCGACAGGCAGTGACGTTCGCGCTGGCGGACGCGCTGTGCTGGCTGCTGGCCTCGCGGCAACAGATCCTCGATGCGCAGGAACTGGAAGCGAAGGGGCCGGACAATCCAGTAGTCGCCGAGGGCCTCGCAGGCACACTCCAATTCATGACGGACCTGTGCCACATACAGGCGGCGAAAGCTGCCGGCGAGGTTGCCCGCATCTGCGCCGAGTTGGTGTACGGATACAACCGCCATCCGGCATGGGATGAAGATGGTTATAAGGGCTGTTACCAGGAACAGGAACTGGAAATGTTGGAAGGTGTAATACCGGGGTTCTCGGCGTGCGCGACTGACGTGATCGGAGTCGATGGAACGCATCCGCATAAGGAGGGTCCATGCCCATCGTGCCGCGGACTGAGCGGATTCCAGCGGATACGTAACAAGCTCGACGGCTGCCTGACGGGAGTGATGCTTGCGAAGGATCGTGCGGCGGAGTCGTTGCAGACGGTGATGATTCCGGAAGCTCTCGATTATCCGATGTAGGCCCATTGTCCTCGTCGAAAGCTTGAGTCCTTATTGCAGCACCAGCAGCCGTGGAGATAACGATGCGCGCTGAAGAGCAACAGCCCGAAGTAGAACGGCAGAGCATGGAAGTCGATATCGCGTGCGTCGGATTCGGCCCGGCGATGGGCGGATTTCTTTCGTCGTTGGCGGCCAAACTGGTGAACGAAGACGGCACGCCGCTCGCCGAGAGCAAAGCAATGCCGGGCATGCCGCTCCAGGTGATCTGCTACGAGCGCGCGGACGACGTTGCTTTTGGCGTCTCCGGCGTGGTGACGAAGGCCCGCGGAATCCGCGAAAGCTTCCCCGAGTTGGACGCGTCTCAGATTCCAATGGCTGCGCCGGTCACGAGCGAGAAGGTGCTGTACATGCTCGATCCCGTGGGCGCGAGCCGCCGTTCGGCCACGCTGCGATTAGCTGACAAACTTATAAGAACGTTCAAGACCGTACTGCCGGTCGAGCACGGCGCTCTTGAACTGCCGTATACACCGTCTTTCCTGAACAAGCATGGTGGAATGCTGCTCTCGATCGGACAGTTCAATCAGTGGGTAGGCAGTCAACTGATGACGTCGGGCTCGGTGCAGATATGGCCGGGCATGCCGGTGGCAAAGCCGCTGATCAAAAACCACCATGTTGTAGGCGTTCGCTTGGTCGATCAGGGCGTGGACAAATCGGGCAGTCCGGAAGCCAGTTTTATGGCTGGCATGGACATCAAGGCCGCGCTGACCGTGATCGGGGATGGACCAGTCGGCGCCGTGGGACGCGACATCGATGCGCATTTCGGCATGCCCGCTGGACACCACACGCGCGACTGGGCAGTTGGAACCAAGATGGTGATCGATCTGCCGGAGCACGTGGACCTTGCGCCGGGAACGGTCTTCCACACCTTCGGTTATCCAGAGCCTGAAATCTTCGGCTTCATGTACGTGCATCCAGACCGCGTGGCTTCGATCGGGATCTTCGTGCCATCATGGTTCGATAATCCTGTACGCACGTCCTACCGCTATTTACAGCACTACATGATGCACCCGTACTTCTGGCGCTATCTCGAGGGCGGCACCTTGCGCTCGTGGGGCGCGAAGTCGCTGCAAGAATCCGGCAAGCGAGGCGAGCCGCGCCTGGTGGGCCACGGGTTTGCGCGCATTGGCGAAGGCTCCGGCAGCACGAACGTACTGACCGGGAGCGGCGTTGACGAGGCATGGACGACAGGCACGCTGCTCGCCGAGGGCGTAGTGGAATTGCTGAAAGACGGCAAGCCGTTCTCGCGCGAAAACCTGGAGAAGGCTTACGTCGAGCGGCGACGGAAGAGCTGGGTTGAGAAGGAAGGGCGCGTAGCAGAACATGCGCGCGATGGCTTCCAGCGAGGCGTGGTCAGTGGCCTGATCGGCATGGCGCTGGCAGGCATGACGGGCGGGAAAGTGACGCTTGACGCCGAACCGAAGCTGCCGCACGAGCGCATCAAGTCGGCAGAACGCTACTTCGCGGGCAAGCTGACCGCCGGCGAAATCGACGAGATTAAGCGGGACTGCACCGCACGCAACGCTTCCCTGCACGACGCGTTGATGGACCGGTGCGGGTGGCCGGCGATCCCATACGACGGCAAGCTGCTAATCACGCATCAGGACGCGCTGCTGGTTGGCGGCAAGGTGCAGGCGCCGGCGGGATACGCCGATCACGTGGTCATCGTCCAGCCTGAAGTCTGCAAAACGTGCGGCTCCAAAACGTGCATAGAAATCTGCTCGGGTGAGGCGATCACTCCTGGCGAAGAGGGCGTGCCGGGCTTCGATCGCGAAAAGTGCGTCTACTGCGGCGCGTGCCTGTGGAACTGCTCGCAGGAGATCGAACGCGGCAAAACGAATATCGAGTTCAAGGCGGGTGCTGGAGGATTGCACTCGGCGCAGAACTAGGAAGACATCGACGTCAGGCGGCGGACGTCAGCTGAAATCAGAAGCTGAAAACAAGGGTCATCCGGAAACGAGAGACCAGGAAAACGAGAGACATGAGCACACCTTTTCAAATCGTAGTATGCGGCGGCATTGTGCCGGATCCGCTTCAGACGCTGGAGCCGATTTCAGGTCCGGCCGGCCCTTCCCTGAAGAACGAAATGATGTTGCCTGCGGTGCTCGATCCATGGGCCGGACACGCGCTGTATGAAGCCGCGAATCTGGCGAAGGCCGTTCCGGGTAGCAAAGTGTACCTGGTAAGCCTGGGTCCGAAGGCGAAGTTGCAGCAGGTCATGATGACCGTGGCCCAGAAGGTGGCGTTCGAACTGGTTGCGGTAGATGGACCTGCAAGCGGCTTTACGGACGCGCACGAAGCGGCAATGGCGCTGGCCGAAGCGATCAAAACAATTCCAGGCCTCGACAAAAGCAAGCTGCTGATCTTCGGCGGCTGGGAGTCGGCGAGCCGAGGTGCGGGCGCTACGCTGCAGATCATTGGCGAGATGCTTGGCGTCACGGATCAGTTCCAGGGCGTTGACCGGATCCAGGTGCGCGAAGACGACTCGTTTGAAATCCTCGAGCGCATAGAAGGCGGACGCCACCAGGTTTCCACCTGTGCGGGAGCGCCTGCCGTGCTTGGATGGGCGACGGGGTACCTGGCGGAGCCGCGCAACGATCCGCAAGTCGGGATGGCCAACATGAGAACCATCATGCCAGCGCTGCAAAAGGCGAAGGCGGCCAAGGTGGGTGCCGAGGGTCTGAAGTTCGCGAAAGTCGAATTGCCAAAGCAGCAGCGGCAGACGCGCATTGTGAAAGATATGGCGGCCGACGAGATCGCGAAAGAGATCGCCGAGTGGATCGGCAAAAACTAACCAGAGCGTACGGCAGCTCAACATAAGAGATCAACGAGAAGGACACGACATTGGAAACGATTCTCTTCCTGGCACACACAGAAGCTGACGGCACGTTGCCGAAGGTAGCGCTAGAGGCGTTGGGCGCGGCACAGGAACTTGCCGCCTCGAT
This is a stretch of genomic DNA from Clostridia bacterium. It encodes these proteins:
- a CDS encoding DmsE family decaheme c-type cytochrome → MKDPRTLQRYSVWVFAALLLLLGAVQLMAAKRDKNNATQTKDQPKSALAGAAAGQFVGADTCKGCHEDQFRTIDATPHYRTTLKGRGEDAHGCESCHGPGAAHVEAGGDKSKIFTFTEASPQEVTDRCLTCHESNLEQMTFQRSVHNKNGVTCTSCHSPHHARERQYLMVQKQPELCYSCHGEQKSEFIKPFRHRVNEGLVNCSDCHNVHGGSVSKQLRTQADQSQACFKCHSDKKGPFVFEHEPVKTEGCTVCHTPHGSVNPRLLTRSRMNSLCLECHTGIPPGPHPQNTRSQACTLCHSAIHGSNTSDVFFK
- a CDS encoding cyclic nucleotide-binding domain-containing protein gives rise to the protein MPADALQAFDGIKSLTTHPKGSVLFAEGRPAKGIFVLCDGRAKLSICSENGKRLMLRIAGPGEVLGLGAAMAGTPYEVTVELLDASQVVFVRRKDLVRFLRDHREACMMVVQMLSQDLHAAYERVRSIGLTRTRRPRAVRVVAHA
- a CDS encoding Crp/Fnr family transcriptional regulator, encoding MGCKMRADHIFCDLPTAALQSFETIKYATAYPKGAVLFVEGQAPRGIFVLCKGRVKLSICSTDGKTLILKIAEAGEVLGLSASVSGKPYELTAETIDPCQINFVKREDFLRFLRDHSDACFRVAEQLSNKYNTACREIRSLGLSHSAAEKLAKLLLEWSVRNGEAAKQEPRVKLALTHEEIAQMIGTSRETVTRLFAELKKRQIVQAKGSTLLIRNKAALKALATS
- a CDS encoding MASE1 domain-containing protein; the protein is MLEHGNVSCSEQHSTERVPLESRFSLRSVLSGIVVAAATFVAGLLFLKLGTSVGYVSAIWPPLGIAVAALVLLGRRMWPAVAVAAFCISLLNRVPPHLSFFVALGTTAEALAAATLLSKVRGFRPSLQRVADVLSLTLLAGCFATIIGATIGVLTLCTGGLLPWSGFYEAWIFWWLGDVLGVIVVASTIMVLGSRPDFRIFRRRIPELALVTVLLIASSFIVFSSSLALMRPVSYMIFACVVWAAFRFEQLGAVLSSFCASAIAIASNIYHIKNFTPDVQAQNITLLQTSLAVMVFTALVMAAVSWERSAVDQELRRSESRLRATNRAANLGAWDWDLQTGTLVWIEEVPSLSGLGFLNATMWHERIHPEDRDNVIGAIAEAREQCGEYHTEYRIPNRDGELIWIMTKGMFLPSASGQACRAIGVSLDITERKRSEHELQQREAQLRILAEAIPQLVWTAQPDGSVDYINRRWQDYTGLSLEQSAGSNWLSVVHPEDLEGRNRRWARSLQTGQVFDIEHRMRRDSDGEYRWHLVRALPLRDSDGKVVKWFGTCTDIDDQKNKEEILRRTEKLAATGRLAASIAHEINNPLAAVANLLYLLNCDAKLSDEARHYVNMAEAELSRVTHITRQTLMFYRESSSPLILKTSEVLDNVLDLYSRKISQAQVTVERRYDSEGLIRTMPGELRQIFSNLIVNAVEASPPRGRIIIHVREARDWKNRSVTGVRISIADCGAGISRRHIREIFEPFFTTKGDKGTGLGLWITHGLVIKNDGFTRVRSSTRPGQSGSCFTIFLPCNLSSSGERDAAFSAARS
- a CDS encoding acyl-CoA dehydrogenase family protein; protein product: MATSAAKPETETLRTLPGDDVRQILWRFADRYDLQMLVQSSRSVARGIVAHLVAEGARNTHEWTERKNELLKAYDDAGITAAFMEPEEGGFISGPKNLALSLIAHELAWVDAGAATGSLAGCLALSPIHERGTPEQRQKYMSLAAPAQPGEDRKPWRGAFCLTEPIPYVGVDTGMLNGKVRVAEWNEGEEPMLQVEKRGRFITNMGFANFATAAVDTADERIKSSCIIILEEGDEGVFDRGTPTRKMVHQLSSTSDPIFSLKVPASRIVGGYTLKDGVIVPTYTHSEVIEAVFKRTRVTVAVMTSAKLLSAIEPVIRYQRGRFRGAEQATPGTLRYELGLQQREDVLHRLLDVWAMGEASAALAFAAARCFDVVDPLEKEKTRILAEQGIKGGKSELKFFRSVTKEALEFLDLCAKPEDCRNNVRLLELHENKLVQYAILDSVASVLCPAAKLWNTGKGSVLMREAVSLMGGYGITEDCPGFLGHKWMDSQLEATYEGPEAVQRRNLTVTMTNELFLKQFRNWIIEMRAIAAHKPGTGACTLATAMQLWMWTYNHTQNGTDANGNKLYHGTRQAVTFALADALCWLLASRQQILDAQELEAKGPDNPVVAEGLAGTLQFMTDLCHIQAAKAAGEVARICAELVYGYNRHPAWDEDGYKGCYQEQELEMLEGVIPGFSACATDVIGVDGTHPHKEGPCPSCRGLSGFQRIRNKLDGCLTGVMLAKDRAAESLQTVMIPEALDYPM
- a CDS encoding 4Fe-4S ferredoxin encodes the protein MRAEEQQPEVERQSMEVDIACVGFGPAMGGFLSSLAAKLVNEDGTPLAESKAMPGMPLQVICYERADDVAFGVSGVVTKARGIRESFPELDASQIPMAAPVTSEKVLYMLDPVGASRRSATLRLADKLIRTFKTVLPVEHGALELPYTPSFLNKHGGMLLSIGQFNQWVGSQLMTSGSVQIWPGMPVAKPLIKNHHVVGVRLVDQGVDKSGSPEASFMAGMDIKAALTVIGDGPVGAVGRDIDAHFGMPAGHHTRDWAVGTKMVIDLPEHVDLAPGTVFHTFGYPEPEIFGFMYVHPDRVASIGIFVPSWFDNPVRTSYRYLQHYMMHPYFWRYLEGGTLRSWGAKSLQESGKRGEPRLVGHGFARIGEGSGSTNVLTGSGVDEAWTTGTLLAEGVVELLKDGKPFSRENLEKAYVERRRKSWVEKEGRVAEHARDGFQRGVVSGLIGMALAGMTGGKVTLDAEPKLPHERIKSAERYFAGKLTAGEIDEIKRDCTARNASLHDALMDRCGWPAIPYDGKLLITHQDALLVGGKVQAPAGYADHVVIVQPEVCKTCGSKTCIEICSGEAITPGEEGVPGFDREKCVYCGACLWNCSQEIERGKTNIEFKAGAGGLHSAQN
- a CDS encoding electron transfer flavoprotein subunit beta — its product is MSTPFQIVVCGGIVPDPLQTLEPISGPAGPSLKNEMMLPAVLDPWAGHALYEAANLAKAVPGSKVYLVSLGPKAKLQQVMMTVAQKVAFELVAVDGPASGFTDAHEAAMALAEAIKTIPGLDKSKLLIFGGWESASRGAGATLQIIGEMLGVTDQFQGVDRIQVREDDSFEILERIEGGRHQVSTCAGAPAVLGWATGYLAEPRNDPQVGMANMRTIMPALQKAKAAKVGAEGLKFAKVELPKQQRQTRIVKDMAADEIAKEIAEWIGKN